In the Methanofollis sp. genome, one interval contains:
- a CDS encoding type II toxin-antitoxin system HicB family antitoxin — MSDIRLRYTVLMEQNEDGGYTVTVPSLPGCISEGSTWEEALAHIEEAISGYIEVARKLGKPIPVEVSVPLNTSNAA; from the coding sequence TTGTCTGATATTCGTCTCCGCTACACCGTTCTTATGGAGCAGAATGAAGACGGAGGGTACACCGTAACGGTCCCCTCCCTCCCGGGTTGCATCAGCGAGGGGTCTACCTGGGAAGAGGCGCTGGCACATATTGAAGAAGCAATCTCGGGGTATATCGAGGTCGCCAGAAAGTTAGGGAAGCCCATTCCTGTTGAGGTATCTGTACCCCTGAATACGAGCAACGCAGCATGA
- a CDS encoding type II toxin-antitoxin system HicA family toxin, with amino-acid sequence MKLPRATGEKVVRALKRAGFEEVGMRGSHQYLHHPERGIIVTVPVHSGKTLAPKTLQAILFQAGISPDEFLSLL; translated from the coding sequence ATGAAGCTCCCGAGAGCAACGGGGGAGAAAGTGGTCCGGGCCTTGAAGCGAGCGGGCTTTGAGGAGGTCGGCATGCGGGGCAGCCACCAGTACCTCCACCATCCAGAGCGTGGTATCATCGTCACCGTTCCTGTCCACTCTGGAAAGACGCTTGCTCCAAAGACGCTTCAGGCAATTCTCTTTCAGGCGGGGATCTCTCCTGACGAATTTTTATCTCTTTTGTAG
- a CDS encoding CS domain-containing protein: MPNNPYDEIFKSLAKILGEMTGENGEPPRIIGCTIIAGGGVPHREEEMPEDDDGIDYEVVEGEDCVYVTAEVPPEAEIAAEFGPREVTLTVGDATETIDFEAEIDGEGSSYSVNNGILDVVCRKAGKTA, from the coding sequence ATGCCGAACAACCCTTATGACGAAATTTTCAAGAGCCTGGCAAAGATCCTCGGCGAGATGACGGGCGAGAACGGCGAACCGCCGCGGATCATCGGGTGCACGATCATCGCCGGCGGTGGGGTGCCGCACCGGGAGGAGGAGATGCCCGAGGACGACGACGGCATCGACTACGAGGTGGTCGAGGGCGAGGACTGTGTCTATGTCACGGCAGAGGTCCCGCCGGAGGCAGAGATCGCGGCCGAGTTCGGGCCCCGCGAGGTGACGTTGACGGTCGGCGATGCGACGGAGACGATCGACTTCGAGGCCGAGATCGACGGGGAAGGGAGTTCGTACTCGGTCAACAACGGCATCCTCGACGTCGTCTGCAGGAAGGCCGGGAAAACGGCCTGA
- a CDS encoding ArsR family transcriptional regulator, giving the protein MLDNGEVSRLLDILGNRNRRRIIDLLRLKPCFVTEISDKLMISPKAVIEHLQMMEQEEILSSFHDDRRRKYYCLVREIRVDVRLEGNETAPFPRPGESRGAKYLTALFMLTRMLRTRDNLIANLEEIERDIEVKMNDVVKYSREILSNETEMDLVLALAHCTLTLQDLEEYTGLEAEPVEAMLEDLIGKGIVEQNGKEYMLRVSYAEQPL; this is encoded by the coding sequence ATGCTCGATAACGGTGAAGTCTCCCGCCTCCTTGATATCCTCGGGAACAGGAACAGGAGGCGGATCATCGATCTTCTCAGGCTGAAGCCCTGCTTTGTCACCGAGATCTCGGACAAACTGATGATCTCGCCGAAGGCGGTGATCGAACACCTGCAGATGATGGAGCAGGAGGAGATCCTCTCTTCGTTCCACGACGACCGCCGGCGGAAGTATTATTGTCTGGTACGCGAGATCAGGGTCGATGTGAGGCTTGAGGGGAACGAGACGGCCCCTTTCCCCCGGCCGGGAGAGAGCAGGGGGGCGAAATATCTCACCGCGCTCTTCATGCTCACCAGGATGCTCCGCACGCGGGACAATCTCATCGCAAACCTCGAAGAGATCGAGCGGGACATCGAGGTCAAGATGAATGATGTGGTGAAGTACAGCAGGGAGATCCTCTCGAACGAGACCGAGATGGACCTGGTGCTGGCCCTTGCCCACTGCACCCTCACCCTGCAGGACCTCGAAGAGTACACCGGTCTCGAAGCCGAACCGGTGGAAGCGATGCTCGAAGATCTGATCGGAAAAGGGATCGTGGAACAGAACGGGAAAGAGTATATGCTGCGTGTTTCCTATGCCGAACAACCCTTATGA